In one window of Micromonospora cathayae DNA:
- a CDS encoding ABC transporter substrate-binding protein translates to MFRRRFAGVVAAGAAVAALLTACGGGDGATDGPVTLKVLTWEPGGTEYWQQVKTTFEASHPDIKLEMQSVPFDKYPEVQGPYITSQSGPDVMANNAGLELFDRRGAYVPLGEKAAQINKDLVTYSGACEGFDTAKPCYGVPFSYQGNVLYFNKDVLRNAGLDPEQPPATWAEFGAACDAVTKSGKTCLALGLSGTFPAYWDFPEIARNYLSEDDIRGLLAGTLSWTDPKLVAVLEKLAEITTSGWTNKNAPSITMLPDGADIFQRGDAAFAGTIISDAVNWEAFGKALGDDKLGVTRWPVINADAPLAKKFSGIEGAVYGVTQWSDKKDAGLEFITWLAGKENGELWVKYAKGQPLNKNVDPSLLPSSPAFRTIQELVADPTLHAGVMLSGPEADALARGWQQVTLGQLTVDKWATQMQQALERSPTKKQGK, encoded by the coding sequence ATGTTTCGACGTAGATTCGCCGGCGTCGTCGCCGCCGGTGCGGCCGTCGCCGCGCTGCTGACCGCCTGCGGTGGTGGTGACGGGGCCACCGACGGCCCGGTCACCCTCAAGGTGCTGACCTGGGAACCGGGTGGCACCGAGTACTGGCAGCAGGTGAAGACCACCTTCGAGGCCAGCCACCCGGACATCAAGCTGGAGATGCAGTCCGTCCCGTTCGACAAGTACCCCGAGGTGCAGGGACCGTACATCACCTCGCAGTCCGGGCCGGACGTGATGGCGAACAACGCCGGGCTGGAGCTGTTCGACCGGCGCGGCGCGTACGTGCCGCTCGGCGAGAAGGCCGCCCAGATCAACAAGGACCTGGTGACGTACAGCGGGGCCTGCGAGGGCTTCGACACCGCCAAGCCCTGCTACGGCGTGCCGTTCTCGTACCAGGGCAACGTCCTCTACTTCAACAAGGACGTGCTGCGCAACGCCGGCCTGGACCCGGAGCAGCCGCCGGCCACCTGGGCGGAGTTCGGCGCGGCCTGCGACGCGGTGACGAAGTCCGGCAAGACCTGCCTGGCGCTGGGCCTGTCCGGCACCTTCCCGGCGTACTGGGACTTCCCGGAGATCGCCCGTAACTACCTGTCCGAGGACGACATCCGGGGGCTGCTGGCCGGCACCCTGTCCTGGACCGACCCGAAGCTGGTCGCGGTGCTGGAGAAGCTCGCCGAGATCACCACCAGCGGCTGGACCAACAAGAACGCGCCCTCGATCACCATGCTGCCGGACGGCGCGGACATCTTCCAGCGCGGCGACGCCGCGTTCGCCGGCACGATCATCTCGGACGCGGTGAACTGGGAGGCGTTCGGCAAGGCGCTCGGCGACGACAAGCTCGGCGTCACGCGCTGGCCGGTGATCAACGCGGACGCCCCGCTGGCGAAGAAGTTCTCCGGCATCGAGGGTGCCGTGTACGGGGTCACCCAGTGGAGCGACAAGAAGGACGCCGGCCTGGAGTTCATCACCTGGCTGGCCGGCAAGGAGAACGGCGAGCTGTGGGTCAAGTACGCCAAGGGCCAGCCGCTCAACAAGAACGTCGACCCGTCGCTGCTGCCGTCGTCCCCGGCGTTCCGCACCATCCAGGAACTGGTGGCCGACCCGACGCTGCACGCCGGGGTGATGCTCTCCGGGCCGGAAGCCGACGCGCTCGCCCGAGGCTGGCAGCAGGTGACCCTGGGCCAGCTGACCGTGGACAAGTGGGCCACGCAGATGCAGCAGGCCCTGGAGCGCAGCCCCACGAAGAAGCAGGGCAAGTGA
- a CDS encoding SDR family NAD(P)-dependent oxidoreductase codes for MTDAGPSPAPTTAPAATDAVAPADAPGPADVAAPAEAPGRGRADAVGPAAAGTGPVAVDVARSAGLLAGRRVVVVGGASGIGLATVRAAVAAGAAVAVLDADGDGADRAAAEARLGGATACARRVDVTVEDEVSAALDAVAAELSGIDAVLHVAGVMRGQGLDVRDVPVELWHRVLAVNLTGPFLVAKHAARHLTPGTGVLVLVGSKAGVLAGSGSVPYGASKGGLHGLALTLARQLDPQGIRVHALLPGDIDTPLMRRSLAEARANGADRHRIAELAATLGRPEDVASALVLLASPVSAGVVGTVHAG; via the coding sequence ATGACCGACGCCGGGCCGTCGCCGGCCCCCACCACCGCCCCGGCGGCGACCGACGCCGTCGCACCGGCCGACGCCCCGGGCCCGGCCGACGTCGCCGCACCGGCCGAGGCCCCGGGCCGTGGCCGGGCCGACGCGGTCGGACCGGCCGCAGCCGGTACCGGCCCGGTGGCGGTCGACGTCGCCCGGTCGGCCGGTCTGCTGGCCGGTCGGCGGGTGGTGGTGGTCGGCGGGGCGTCCGGCATCGGCCTGGCCACGGTCCGGGCCGCTGTCGCGGCCGGCGCGGCGGTCGCCGTGCTGGACGCCGACGGCGACGGTGCGGACCGGGCCGCCGCCGAGGCCCGCCTTGGCGGGGCGACCGCCTGCGCCCGGCGGGTCGACGTGACGGTGGAGGACGAGGTGTCCGCCGCCCTCGACGCGGTGGCCGCCGAGCTGAGCGGGATCGACGCCGTGCTGCACGTGGCCGGGGTGATGCGGGGCCAGGGGCTGGACGTCCGGGACGTCCCGGTCGAGCTGTGGCACCGGGTGCTCGCGGTCAACCTGACCGGGCCGTTCCTCGTCGCCAAGCACGCCGCCCGGCATCTCACGCCCGGTACCGGCGTACTGGTGCTGGTCGGCTCGAAGGCCGGCGTGCTCGCCGGCTCCGGCTCGGTACCCTACGGCGCGAGTAAGGGAGGGCTGCACGGCCTGGCACTCACCCTGGCCCGGCAGCTGGATCCACAGGGGATCCGGGTGCACGCGCTGCTGCCCGGCGACATCGACACGCCGCTGATGCGGCGGTCGCTGGCCGAGGCGCGGGCCAACGGGGCCGACCGGCACCGGATCGCCGAGCTGGCGGCCACGCTGGGCCGGCCGGAGGACGTGGCGTCCGCGCTGGTGCTGTTGGCGTCCCCGGTCAGCGCCGGGGTCGTCGGCACCGTGCACGCCGGTTGA
- a CDS encoding thiamine pyrophosphate-dependent dehydrogenase E1 component subunit alpha, producing MTRIRRFEERLTALKDAGEIPGSIHLCNGQEAIPVGAARALRDGDWVTATYRGHGWAIARGVDLVGLFAEMMGRDSALCGGRAASPYLSDPGRWFIGENSIVGAGVPVAAGAALTAQRTGSGAVSVVSIGDGAMNQGNVHEALNLAAVLDLPLVLVLENNVYSEMSRIEDMVRIRQLAERAAGYGMPGRVVDGNDCDAVAEAVTEAVDRAREGGGPSIVEAMTERLVGHYSGDVQHYRPAGEVAAAREREPLARIRQHADADLTARLDAIDAEVTAEIEAAVTAARAVPFPDPATVKEHVHV from the coding sequence ATGACCCGGATCCGCCGGTTCGAGGAGCGGTTGACCGCCCTCAAGGACGCCGGTGAGATCCCGGGCTCGATCCACCTGTGCAACGGCCAGGAGGCGATCCCGGTCGGTGCCGCCCGCGCCCTGCGCGACGGCGACTGGGTGACCGCCACGTACCGGGGCCACGGCTGGGCCATCGCCCGGGGCGTGGACCTGGTCGGGCTGTTCGCCGAGATGATGGGACGCGACTCGGCGCTCTGCGGCGGACGGGCCGCCTCGCCGTACCTGTCCGACCCGGGCCGCTGGTTCATCGGCGAGAACTCCATCGTCGGCGCGGGCGTACCGGTGGCCGCCGGAGCGGCGCTCACCGCGCAGCGCACCGGCAGCGGCGCGGTGAGCGTGGTCAGCATCGGCGACGGCGCGATGAACCAGGGCAACGTGCACGAGGCGCTCAACCTGGCCGCCGTGCTCGACCTGCCGCTGGTGCTGGTGCTGGAGAACAACGTCTACTCCGAGATGTCCCGGATCGAGGACATGGTGCGGATCCGGCAGCTCGCCGAGCGGGCCGCCGGCTACGGCATGCCCGGCCGAGTCGTCGACGGCAACGACTGCGACGCCGTCGCCGAGGCGGTCACCGAGGCGGTCGACCGGGCCCGCGAGGGTGGCGGCCCGTCCATCGTCGAGGCGATGACCGAACGGCTGGTCGGCCACTACAGCGGCGACGTGCAGCACTACCGGCCGGCCGGCGAGGTCGCCGCCGCCCGGGAACGCGAGCCGCTCGCCCGGATCCGGCAGCACGCCGACGCCGACCTGACCGCCCGGCTGGACGCGATCGACGCCGAGGTCACCGCCGAGATCGAGGCGGCCGTGACCGCCGCCCGCGCCGTGCCGTTCCCGGACCCGGCGACCGTCAAGGAGCACGTGCATGTCTGA
- a CDS encoding alpha-ketoacid dehydrogenase subunit beta, protein MSESLRYIQAVNAALAWALDSRTDTVYFGEDVALPGGPFGATKGLHKRFGSGRIFDTPISETGFLGMALGAAMTGLRPIAEIMYADFSFVAMDQFVNQIPTIHHASNGRWRVPLVIRMQQGYSPGACAQHSHSPEAYFAHTPGLRVALPATPDDAYQMLRTAVVSDDPVVVAEARMLYPTRGPVRTDAPVEPVGGARVVRSGGDVTVVAWSRMVSAALDAAGQLAEEGIEAEVVDLRWLNPLDFDTVAASVARTGRLVVAHEANLTGGFGAEIAARAAAECFADLRAPVARVAAPDVPMPAAPVLQAAVVPEAAHVVAAVRRTVGR, encoded by the coding sequence ATGTCTGAGTCGCTGCGCTACATCCAGGCCGTCAACGCCGCGCTCGCCTGGGCGCTGGACAGCCGGACCGACACCGTCTACTTCGGTGAGGACGTCGCCCTGCCCGGCGGCCCGTTCGGGGCCACCAAGGGGCTGCACAAGCGGTTCGGCTCGGGCCGGATCTTCGACACCCCGATCTCCGAGACCGGGTTCCTCGGCATGGCGCTCGGCGCGGCCATGACCGGCCTGCGGCCGATCGCCGAGATCATGTACGCCGACTTCTCGTTCGTGGCGATGGACCAGTTCGTCAACCAGATCCCCACCATCCACCACGCCAGCAACGGCCGGTGGCGGGTGCCGCTGGTGATCCGGATGCAGCAGGGCTACTCCCCCGGCGCGTGCGCCCAGCACTCGCACTCCCCCGAGGCGTACTTCGCACACACCCCGGGGCTGCGGGTGGCGCTGCCGGCCACCCCGGACGACGCGTACCAGATGCTGCGTACCGCCGTGGTCAGCGACGACCCGGTGGTGGTCGCCGAGGCGCGGATGCTCTACCCGACGCGCGGACCGGTCCGCACCGACGCCCCGGTCGAGCCGGTCGGCGGGGCCCGGGTGGTCCGGTCCGGCGGCGACGTCACCGTGGTCGCCTGGTCCCGGATGGTGTCGGCGGCGCTGGACGCGGCCGGCCAGCTCGCCGAGGAGGGCATCGAGGCCGAGGTGGTCGACCTGCGCTGGCTCAACCCGCTGGACTTCGACACGGTGGCCGCCTCGGTGGCCCGCACCGGCCGGCTGGTCGTCGCGCACGAGGCCAACCTGACCGGCGGGTTCGGCGCGGAGATCGCCGCCCGCGCCGCCGCCGAGTGCTTCGCCGACCTGCGCGCCCCGGTGGCCCGGGTGGCCGCGCCGGACGTGCCGATGCCGGCCGCCCCGGTGCTCCAGGCCGCCGTGGTGCCCGAGGCCGCCCACGTGGTCGCCGCGGTGCGCCGGACGGTCGGTCGATGA
- a CDS encoding mandelate racemase/muconate lactonizing enzyme family protein, whose product MEITAVESVVRGDAHFVQVHTSDGSVGVGQSACWGYPNAVHAVVEAFRPHLLGADPDRIEHHWHHLYRMGPFRGSVLTAAVSAVDIALWDLLGKRLGVPVWQLLGGRVRDRIRLHLLLPGTGAEALAAQAAAAVADGFTAVKFDPLPADYADLSQARLVAATEATTAAVRDTVGPDVDLLVELHRKLTPLQAESVLPALARHLPLLVEDPIQIDSVSGQAAVARRALGVPMANGERLHTIWEFSELLAQGGAQYVRPDLGLAGGISHARKIAALAEAHHAAVVSHNCLGPLLTMASVHLDTAIPNFVTQEYSPLDDQLADGPARACVRRDGGFLPVPQEPGLGVTLDLADETPLDLTGRPLHRIPLRADGSVAYAV is encoded by the coding sequence ATGGAGATCACCGCCGTCGAGTCGGTGGTACGCGGTGACGCGCACTTCGTCCAGGTGCACACCTCCGACGGGTCGGTCGGGGTGGGACAGTCCGCCTGCTGGGGCTACCCCAACGCCGTGCACGCCGTGGTGGAGGCGTTCCGGCCGCACCTGCTCGGCGCCGACCCGGACCGGATCGAGCACCACTGGCACCACCTCTACCGGATGGGGCCGTTCCGGGGATCGGTGCTCACCGCCGCCGTCTCCGCCGTCGACATCGCCCTGTGGGACCTGCTCGGCAAGCGGCTCGGCGTACCGGTCTGGCAGCTGCTCGGCGGCCGGGTCCGGGACCGGATCCGGCTGCACCTGCTGCTGCCCGGCACCGGCGCGGAGGCCCTCGCCGCCCAGGCGGCGGCGGCCGTCGCCGACGGCTTCACCGCGGTCAAGTTCGACCCGCTGCCCGCCGACTACGCCGACCTGTCCCAGGCCCGCCTGGTCGCGGCCACCGAGGCCACCACCGCCGCGGTCCGGGACACCGTCGGCCCGGACGTGGACCTGCTGGTCGAGCTGCACCGCAAGCTCACCCCGTTGCAGGCCGAGTCGGTGCTGCCCGCGCTGGCCCGGCACCTGCCGCTGCTGGTCGAGGACCCGATCCAGATCGACAGCGTCAGCGGTCAGGCCGCCGTCGCCCGCCGCGCGCTCGGCGTGCCGATGGCCAACGGCGAACGGCTGCACACCATCTGGGAGTTCAGTGAGCTGCTCGCCCAGGGCGGCGCCCAGTACGTCCGCCCCGACCTGGGGCTGGCCGGCGGGATCAGCCACGCCCGCAAGATCGCCGCGCTGGCCGAGGCGCACCACGCCGCCGTGGTCAGCCACAACTGCCTCGGCCCGCTGCTGACCATGGCGTCGGTGCACCTGGACACCGCCATCCCCAACTTCGTCACCCAGGAGTACTCGCCGCTGGACGACCAGCTCGCCGACGGTCCGGCCCGCGCCTGCGTACGGCGCGACGGCGGGTTCCTGCCGGTACCGCAGGAGCCGGGCCTCGGGGTGACCCTGGACCTGGCCGACGAGACGCCGCTCGACCTGACCGGCCGTCCGCTGCACCGCATCCCGCTGCGCGCCGACGGTTCGGTCGCCTACGCGGTCTGA
- a CDS encoding carbohydrate ABC transporter permease, with amino-acid sequence MNRPHAARIGRYLLTFALVVVAVAAVYPLLFTVISSLKTQAGFARDPLGLPTAGITLENYLEAFRRMDMPRLLLNSLVTTVGGLVLSVLAALLVAYVVTKVRFRGGKLVFLLIIVSLTIPSQAIIYPLYQTVLDLGMSGQYQGLILAYAAFGLPLGTYQLAGYFQQIPDELIEAARVDGAGHLTILFRLLAPIATPALAALAIFNFVWMWNDLLLPLVIMGGSDSKTLMVGVSLLSGQYDVSVPLVSAGLIVALLPVLVIYLVFQRQLVSGALAGSGK; translated from the coding sequence ATGAACCGGCCACACGCCGCCCGGATCGGGCGTTACCTGTTGACCTTCGCGTTGGTCGTCGTCGCGGTCGCGGCGGTCTACCCGCTGCTGTTCACCGTGATCAGTTCACTCAAGACGCAGGCCGGGTTCGCCCGGGACCCGCTGGGCCTGCCGACGGCCGGGATCACCCTGGAGAACTACCTCGAGGCGTTCCGCCGGATGGACATGCCCCGGCTGCTGCTGAACTCCCTGGTCACCACGGTCGGCGGGCTGGTGCTGTCGGTGCTGGCCGCGCTGCTGGTCGCGTACGTGGTGACCAAGGTGCGGTTCCGGGGCGGGAAGCTGGTCTTCCTGCTGATCATCGTGTCGCTGACCATCCCCAGCCAGGCGATCATCTACCCGCTGTACCAGACCGTGCTGGACCTGGGCATGTCCGGGCAGTACCAGGGCCTGATCCTGGCGTACGCGGCGTTCGGGCTGCCGCTGGGCACGTACCAGCTCGCCGGCTACTTCCAGCAGATCCCGGACGAGTTGATCGAGGCGGCCCGGGTGGACGGGGCCGGACACCTGACCATCCTGTTCCGGCTGCTCGCCCCGATCGCCACCCCGGCGCTGGCCGCGCTCGCCATCTTCAACTTCGTCTGGATGTGGAACGACCTGCTGCTCCCCCTGGTGATCATGGGTGGGTCGGACAGCAAGACGCTAATGGTCGGGGTGTCCCTGCTCAGTGGACAGTACGACGTGTCGGTACCGCTGGTCAGCGCCGGCCTGATCGTCGCGCTGCTCCCGGTGCTGGTGATCTACCTGGTCTTCCAGCGGCAACTGGTCTCCGGCGCGCTCGCCGGGTCGGGCAAGTGA
- a CDS encoding peptidoglycan-binding domain-containing protein, protein MTTLDAVPALRGTDPGTGAAVRRTPVRAGRTRAAWTLSRRALIQAGTAVGMAALSVFPAARRAYADGYTIYGSCPSYASDHNCSPGCGPSTIFADACNTSGTYLGYHKNDGTTWILRPNECYSGTYDGWLWHYQGPCGACACSVERRCHDGYRKTSAGWVRSICRWNTQCGCLGTVSWPAVRRGNTGVNVHTVQHLLTARGHATGIDGVFGSDTEAKVRSFQTAAGLTVTGVVDATTWPSLVVSVRSGNTGQAVSGLQRQLNRHAYGLVVDGVFGGLTDSAVRDFQRQNGLTADGIAGVNTWRTLTGGAV, encoded by the coding sequence ATGACCACTCTCGACGCCGTACCCGCGCTGCGCGGCACCGACCCGGGAACCGGCGCCGCCGTCCGGCGTACGCCGGTGCGGGCCGGGCGCACCCGGGCCGCCTGGACGCTGTCCCGGCGCGCCCTGATCCAGGCCGGCACCGCGGTCGGCATGGCCGCGCTCAGCGTCTTCCCGGCGGCCCGCCGGGCGTACGCCGACGGGTACACCATCTACGGCTCGTGTCCGAGTTACGCCAGTGACCACAACTGCTCGCCGGGCTGCGGGCCGAGCACGATCTTCGCCGACGCCTGCAACACCAGCGGGACGTACCTCGGGTACCACAAGAACGACGGGACCACCTGGATCCTGCGGCCCAACGAGTGCTACTCCGGCACGTACGACGGCTGGTTGTGGCACTACCAGGGGCCGTGCGGGGCGTGCGCGTGCTCGGTGGAACGCCGCTGCCACGACGGGTACCGCAAGACCAGCGCCGGCTGGGTACGGTCGATCTGCCGGTGGAACACCCAGTGCGGCTGCCTGGGCACGGTGAGCTGGCCCGCCGTCCGGCGGGGCAACACCGGGGTCAACGTCCACACCGTGCAGCACCTGCTGACCGCCCGGGGCCACGCGACCGGGATCGACGGTGTCTTCGGCAGCGACACCGAAGCGAAGGTGCGCAGCTTCCAGACGGCGGCCGGACTCACGGTCACCGGGGTCGTCGACGCCACCACCTGGCCGTCGCTGGTGGTGTCGGTCCGGTCCGGCAACACCGGTCAGGCCGTCTCGGGCCTCCAGCGGCAGCTCAACCGGCACGCCTACGGGCTGGTGGTCGACGGGGTGTTCGGCGGTTTGACCGACAGCGCGGTCCGGGACTTCCAGCGGCAGAACGGGCTGACCGCCGACGGCATCGCCGGGGTGAACACCTGGCGGACCCTCACCGGCGGCGCGGTATGA
- a CDS encoding L-rhamnose mutarotase produces MTADPDHRRTPGPADAGPGVQVCHLYRLRPGAAAEYERRHAEVWPEMSALLDQAGIYDYHIHRHGTLLICVLRTRYGYRHAGRVTGASAVQARWSRSLAHLFAEVADADGEPLWAYPVFHHPGHPPS; encoded by the coding sequence GTGACCGCCGACCCGGACCACCGTCGCACCCCCGGACCGGCCGACGCCGGTCCGGGGGTGCAGGTGTGCCACCTGTACCGGCTGCGGCCGGGCGCGGCGGCCGAGTACGAGCGCCGGCACGCCGAGGTCTGGCCGGAGATGTCCGCGCTGCTGGACCAGGCGGGGATCTACGACTACCACATCCACCGGCACGGGACGCTGCTGATCTGTGTGCTGCGCACCCGGTACGGGTACCGGCACGCCGGCCGGGTCACCGGGGCGTCGGCGGTGCAGGCCCGCTGGAGCCGGTCGCTGGCGCACCTGTTCGCCGAGGTCGCCGACGCCGACGGCGAGCCGCTCTGGGCGTACCCGGTCTTCCACCACCCGGGCCACCCACCGTCGTGA
- a CDS encoding YciI family protein gives MRFEPTFLVTATFAADAAERRTPYRAAHLDHVASLLADGTALVVGARADLAASVLVLRAVDAADARARVERDPYWQHRVWTAIDVVEYLAATPQSLGRS, from the coding sequence GTGAGGTTCGAACCGACCTTCCTGGTCACCGCCACCTTCGCCGCCGACGCCGCCGAGCGCCGTACCCCGTACCGGGCGGCGCACCTGGACCACGTGGCGTCCCTGCTGGCCGACGGCACCGCCCTGGTCGTCGGGGCGCGGGCCGACCTGGCCGCGTCCGTCCTCGTCCTGCGGGCGGTCGACGCCGCCGACGCCCGCGCCCGCGTCGAGCGGGATCCGTACTGGCAGCACCGGGTGTGGACGGCCATCGACGTGGTCGAGTACCTCGCCGCCACCCCGCAGTCCCTCGGGAGGTCATGA
- a CDS encoding MauE/DoxX family redox-associated membrane protein, producing MGVLLGSVAAYTVVATLLVTGVGHLTRPAALTRALAAHRVLPAPAAVAGLVVTAELLLAGAGVVALRGDDGRALRIAVGVAAAGLLGLYAGYGRHVLSTGRTGPCGCSRRELPMSGWVVARAAVLSGLALLGAVLSGSVLGWGRLAADLAVVLLAAATFTVGLWQLPAAMYHPRPVRPARGDLSG from the coding sequence GTGGGCGTCCTCCTGGGCAGCGTCGCGGCGTACACCGTGGTGGCCACCCTGCTGGTCACCGGGGTCGGGCACCTGACCCGGCCGGCCGCGCTGACCCGGGCCCTGGCCGCGCACCGGGTACTCCCGGCGCCCGCCGCCGTCGCCGGTCTGGTCGTCACGGCCGAGCTGCTGCTCGCCGGGGCCGGGGTGGTGGCGCTGCGCGGCGACGACGGCCGGGCCCTGCGGATCGCCGTCGGCGTCGCCGCCGCCGGACTCCTCGGCCTGTACGCCGGCTACGGCCGGCACGTGCTGTCCACCGGTCGTACCGGCCCGTGCGGCTGCTCCCGGCGGGAACTGCCGATGAGCGGCTGGGTGGTGGCGCGGGCGGCGGTGCTGTCCGGCCTGGCCCTGCTCGGCGCGGTGCTGTCCGGTTCGGTGCTCGGCTGGGGCCGGCTCGCCGCCGACCTCGCCGTCGTCCTGCTGGCCGCCGCCACGTTCACCGTCGGACTGTGGCAGCTACCGGCCGCCATGTACCACCCCCGGCCCGTCCGCCCGGCACGAGGAGACCTGTCCGGATGA
- a CDS encoding peroxiredoxin family protein, with amino-acid sequence MSFQTSALILSWVAILLLALVVSGLVRQVHALSSGLAQRHPESVGLPPGTPAPDFARLAPAAPRGPLVLLFLDPDCGTCAEVLAELADHVDRAGLEFRVLYRDVAPARAAGLPVPVLAGQAELFDRYDALATPFATVVDRAGQVRHAEPVGSRTALRRLLDRFDPAPSGAGLGPAPSAARFDPDPSGATGPAVATHQPGGRA; translated from the coding sequence ATGAGCTTCCAGACCAGCGCGCTGATCCTGAGCTGGGTGGCGATCCTGCTGCTGGCCCTCGTGGTGTCCGGCCTGGTGCGCCAGGTGCACGCCCTGTCGAGCGGGCTGGCGCAGCGGCACCCGGAGTCGGTCGGCCTGCCGCCGGGCACCCCGGCCCCCGACTTCGCCCGGCTGGCCCCGGCGGCACCGCGCGGTCCGCTGGTGCTGCTCTTCCTGGACCCCGACTGCGGTACCTGCGCCGAGGTGCTCGCCGAGTTGGCCGACCACGTCGACCGGGCCGGGCTGGAGTTCCGGGTTCTCTACCGCGACGTCGCGCCGGCGCGGGCGGCCGGCCTGCCCGTCCCGGTGCTCGCCGGGCAGGCCGAGCTGTTCGACCGGTACGACGCGCTCGCCACCCCGTTCGCCACCGTGGTCGACCGGGCCGGGCAGGTGCGGCACGCCGAGCCGGTCGGCTCCCGCACGGCCCTGCGCCGCCTCCTCGACCGGTTCGACCCCGCCCCGTCCGGGGCCGGACTCGGACCCGCCCCGTCCGCAGCCAGGTTCGACCCCGACCCGTCCGGGGCCACCGGACCGGCGGTCGCCACCCACCAGCCGGGAGGCCGGGCATGA
- a CDS encoding carbohydrate ABC transporter permease, whose protein sequence is MTVSTAPVAEPSAADQSTRSRPPSRRPGRAREWWLGAVLVLPALALVVMFKLVPLVRGVITSLESSSGFDSGGFAGADNYTRMFDDPMVLTSFRNALLVVATLPFWVVIPLVLAVFIHQRAPGWTFFRAVYFVPYTIAPIVVGIMFRQILAPDGPINALLRTVGLEPLAIEWLNGRWSALFSLVAVALWSFFGLGVMTYLAGLATIPEEVMEAAYLDGAGFWRRLFSVVVPMLRPTVAYWSVLCASGVLIWLFPLIYALTQGGPGDATMLPEYLVFLTTFQFLDRGYGSAIGIALFVFVALLSVFSVRHMFTEGTRKPR, encoded by the coding sequence ATGACCGTTTCGACCGCGCCGGTCGCGGAGCCGTCGGCCGCCGACCAGAGCACCCGGTCCCGCCCGCCCTCGCGCCGTCCGGGCCGGGCCCGGGAGTGGTGGCTGGGCGCCGTCCTGGTGCTGCCCGCCCTGGCCCTCGTGGTCATGTTCAAGCTCGTCCCCCTGGTCCGGGGTGTGATCACCAGCCTCGAGTCGTCCAGCGGGTTCGACAGCGGCGGGTTCGCCGGGGCCGACAACTACACCCGGATGTTCGACGACCCGATGGTGCTCACCAGCTTCCGCAACGCCCTGCTGGTAGTCGCCACGCTGCCGTTCTGGGTGGTCATCCCGCTGGTGCTGGCGGTGTTCATCCACCAGCGGGCGCCGGGCTGGACGTTCTTCCGGGCGGTGTACTTCGTGCCGTACACCATCGCGCCGATCGTGGTCGGCATCATGTTCCGGCAGATCCTCGCCCCGGACGGGCCGATCAACGCCCTGCTCCGCACGGTGGGGTTGGAGCCGTTGGCGATCGAGTGGCTCAACGGCCGGTGGAGTGCGCTGTTCTCGCTGGTCGCGGTGGCGCTGTGGAGTTTCTTCGGGCTGGGCGTGATGACGTACCTGGCCGGTCTGGCGACCATCCCCGAGGAGGTGATGGAGGCCGCCTACCTGGACGGGGCCGGCTTCTGGCGGCGGTTGTTCTCGGTGGTGGTGCCGATGCTGCGCCCCACGGTGGCGTACTGGAGCGTGCTGTGCGCGTCCGGGGTGCTGATCTGGCTGTTCCCGCTGATCTACGCGTTGACCCAGGGTGGCCCCGGTGACGCCACCATGCTGCCGGAGTACCTGGTCTTCCTGACCACCTTCCAGTTCCTGGACCGCGGTTACGGCTCCGCGATCGGCATCGCGCTGTTCGTCTTCGTCGCCCTGCTGAGCGTCTTCAGCGTGCGGCACATGTTCACAGAGGGGACCCGGAAGCCGCGATGA